The following proteins are encoded in a genomic region of Catharus ustulatus isolate bCatUst1 chromosome 4, bCatUst1.pri.v2, whole genome shotgun sequence:
- the HMGXB4 gene encoding HMG domain-containing protein 4, with product MAYDGAKKKEEFLESHRSVDDGLAPGRIQREKKRSYKDLLQEENEVTTQDSEFFPGTEAHKKKRKHSSDEFCYRGVSPLDLPSKKKKKAASSPSSADTTMDLLKAINSPLATSSKSSKRTSEKSSHSSSGHSESRKEHPKKKLSGSSGEHSVDDSSSHKSKKMKPLYVNTETLTLREPDGLKMKLILSPKEKSSAADDDSLSYSSAPAAAKKSSKKSSRDEQGSFLLGHDLQSFLKSSRKKHKVPPDSHPPSESFGADTSLHSESHGSEYEVSGVEAPPESGSSSGGELEAGELVIDDSYREIKKKKKSKKSKKKKDKEKHREKKHSKSKKSSGHSPVAVAEVRVSPPPSSTPYVSPPPPPAVFHSDGQGEKRRKKEDKEKDKAEKWEKEKEREKEREKEKEREREKEREKEREKEKEREKEKEREKEKEKEREKEKEREKEKEREKEKEREKERERDKPKKKNMSAYQVFCKEYRTTIVSEHPGIDFGELSKKLAEVWKQLPEKDKLVWKQKAQYLQHKQNKAEATTVKRKASSSDGAPKMKASPPGVISPHKKSPTSTVVVPSSPAKAPETDPIDVAAHLQLLGESLSLIGHRLQETEGMVAVSGSLSVLLDSIICALGPLACLTTQLPELNGCPKHVLSNTLDNIAYIMPGL from the exons ATGGCTTATGATGGCGCCAAGAAGAAAGAAG AGTTTCTAGAGAGTCACCGAAGTGTTGATGACGGGCTGGCACCTGGCAGGATACAGCGAGAGAAAAAGCGCTCGTACAAGGATCTTCTGCAAGAGGAAAACGAGGTCACAACTCAG GACAGTGAGTTTTTTCCAGGGACAGAAGCTcacaaaaagaagagaaagcacTCCTCTGATGAGTTCTGCTACAGAG GTGTCTCGCCTTTGGATCTACCatcaaagaagaagaaaaaagcagcttCTAGCCCATCCTCAGCTGATACAACCATGGATTTACTCAAGGCTATCAACTCACCTTTGGCCACAAGCTCAAAGTCGTCAAAGAGGACCTCtgaaaaatcatctcattctTCCTCTGGCCATTCTGAAAGTAGAAAGGAGCATCCCAAGAAGAAGCTgagtgggagcagtggggagcaCTCAGTGGatgacagcagctcccacaaatctaaaaaaatgaaacctctTTACGTGAACACAGAGACACTTACTCTTCGTGAACCTGATGGCTTGAAGATGAAGCTCATCCTTTCACCAAAAGAGAAAAGTAGTGCAGCAGATGATGATTCCTTATCCTACTcttcagcaccagcagctgcaaagAAATCTTCAAAGAAATCATCTAGAGATGAACAAGGCTCATTCCTGCTGGGGCACGATCTGCAGAGCTTCTTGAAGTCATCCCGGAAAAAGCACAAAGTACCTCCGGACTCACATCCACCTTCTGAGAGTTTTGGTGCTGACACCTCCCTTCATTCAGAGAGCCATGGAAGTGAGTATGAGGTTTCAGGTGTGGAGGCACCGCCAGAATCTGGTTCTTCTTCTGGAGGAGAGTTGGAGGCTGGAGAGCTGGTGATAGATGACTCCTACCGGGAAatcaagaagaagaagaagtcaaaaaaaagtaagaaaaaaaaggacaaggagaaacacagagagaagAAGCACTCCAAGTCTAAAAAGAGTTCTGGGCACTCTCCTGTGGCAGTAGCAGAAGTAAGAGTGTCACCACCACCTTCCAGTACCCCCTATGTCAgtcctccacctcctcctgctgttTTTCACTCAGATGGTCAAGgtgagaagaggaggaaaaaggaagacaagGAGAAGGACAAGgctgagaaatgggaaaaggaaaaggaaagagaaaaagaaagagaaaaggaaaaggaaagagaaagagaaaaggaaagagaaaaggaaagagagaaggagaaggaaagagaaaaagaaaaggaaagagagaaggagaaggagaaggaaagagagaaggaaaaggaaagagaaaaggaaaaagaaagagaaaaagaaaaggaaagagaaaaggaaagagaaagagacaaA ccaaagaagaaaaacatgtctGCTTATCAAGTGTTCTGTAAGGAGTATCGTACAACTATTGTGTCTGAGCACCCTGGAATAG ATTTTGGAGAGCTAAGTAAAAAACTGGCAGAAGTGTGGAAGCAGCTACCTGAAAAGGATAAACTG GTCTGGAAACAGAAAGCTCAGTATCTCCAACACAAGCAGAATAAAGCAGAGGCCACCACTGTGAAGAGAAAGGCATCATCTTCAGATGGTGCACCAAAAATGAAAG CTTCTCCACCAGGAGTGATTTCTcctcacaaaaaatcccccaccaGCACTGTGGTGGTGCCTTCCTCACCAGCCAAAGCCCCTGAGACAGATCCCATTGATGTAGCTGCACATTTACAATTGCTGGGTGAATCTCTGAGCCTCATTGGACACAGACTGCAGGAAACAGAG GGAATGGTGGCTGTTTCAGGAAGTTTGTCAGTACTCCTAGATTCAATCATCTGTGCTTTGGGCCCACTGGCATGTCTGACCACACAACTGCCTGAGTTGAATGGCTGCCCAAAGCATGTTTTG tcaaaCACACTAGACAACATTGCCTACATCATGCCTGGACTTTGA